The Nycticebus coucang isolate mNycCou1 chromosome 2, mNycCou1.pri, whole genome shotgun sequence genome includes a window with the following:
- the CACFD1 gene encoding calcium channel flower homolog isoform X2, whose product MSGSAGTAPSANSAPPAQEDSVTWWYRWLCRMSGVLGAVSCAISGLISCITIHPLNIAAGVWMIMNAFILLVCEAPFCCQFVEFANTVAEKADRLHSWQKAVFYCGMAIMPVIISLTLTTLLGNTIAFATGVLYGLSALGKKGDAISYARIKQQRQQADEKNLEGEL is encoded by the exons ATGAGCGGCTCGGCCGGGACGGCGCCGTCCGCCAACTCCGCGCCACCCGCGCAGGAGGATAGCGTAACGTGGTGGTACCGCTGGCTGTGTCGCATGTCAGGGGTGCTGGGGGCCGTTT CCTGTGCGATCTCTGGCCTCATCAGCTGCATCACTATCCACCCTTTGAACATCGCAGCTGGCGTGTGGATGAT CATGAACGCCTTCATCCTGTTGGTGTGTGAGGCGCCCTTCTGCTGCCAGTTCGTGGAGTTTGCAAACACGGTGGCGGAGAAGGCGGACCGGCTGCACTCCTGGCAGAAGGCTGTCTTCTACTGCGG GATGGCCATCATGCCTGTTATCATCAGCCTCACCCTGACCACGCTGCTGGGCAACACCATCGCCTTTGCCACAGGGGTGCTGTATGGACTCTCTGCTCTGGGCAAAAA GGGTGACGCAATCTCCTATGCCAGGATCaagcagcagaggcagcaggcGGATGAGAAGAACTTGGAGGGGGAGCTGTGA
- the CACFD1 gene encoding calcium channel flower homolog isoform X3 — MDCLPGLQACAISGLISCITIHPLNIAAGVWMIMNAFILLVCEAPFCCQFVEFANTVAEKADRLHSWQKAVFYCGMAIMPVIISLTLTTLLGNTIAFATGVLYGLSALGKKGDAISYARIKQQRQQADEKNLEGEL; from the exons ATGGACTGTCTGCCAGGTCTGCAGG CCTGTGCGATCTCTGGCCTCATCAGCTGCATCACTATCCACCCTTTGAACATCGCAGCTGGCGTGTGGATGAT CATGAACGCCTTCATCCTGTTGGTGTGTGAGGCGCCCTTCTGCTGCCAGTTCGTGGAGTTTGCAAACACGGTGGCGGAGAAGGCGGACCGGCTGCACTCCTGGCAGAAGGCTGTCTTCTACTGCGG GATGGCCATCATGCCTGTTATCATCAGCCTCACCCTGACCACGCTGCTGGGCAACACCATCGCCTTTGCCACAGGGGTGCTGTATGGACTCTCTGCTCTGGGCAAAAA GGGTGACGCAATCTCCTATGCCAGGATCaagcagcagaggcagcaggcGGATGAGAAGAACTTGGAGGGGGAGCTGTGA
- the CACFD1 gene encoding calcium channel flower homolog isoform X1 yields the protein MDCLPGLQGKQRPPVSGWGLGRADATIPAARRNVFSGTLSSPTAFPACAISGLISCITIHPLNIAAGVWMIMNAFILLVCEAPFCCQFVEFANTVAEKADRLHSWQKAVFYCGMAIMPVIISLTLTTLLGNTIAFATGVLYGLSALGKKGDAISYARIKQQRQQADEKNLEGEL from the exons ATGGACTGTCTGCCAGGTCTGCAGGGTAAGCAGCGCCCACCTGTCTCTGGTTGGGGCCTGGGCAGGGCAGATGCCACCATCCCTGCTGCCAGAAGGAATGTCTTCTCAGGGACACTTTCAAGTCCCACAGCCTTTCCAG CCTGTGCGATCTCTGGCCTCATCAGCTGCATCACTATCCACCCTTTGAACATCGCAGCTGGCGTGTGGATGAT CATGAACGCCTTCATCCTGTTGGTGTGTGAGGCGCCCTTCTGCTGCCAGTTCGTGGAGTTTGCAAACACGGTGGCGGAGAAGGCGGACCGGCTGCACTCCTGGCAGAAGGCTGTCTTCTACTGCGG GATGGCCATCATGCCTGTTATCATCAGCCTCACCCTGACCACGCTGCTGGGCAACACCATCGCCTTTGCCACAGGGGTGCTGTATGGACTCTCTGCTCTGGGCAAAAA GGGTGACGCAATCTCCTATGCCAGGATCaagcagcagaggcagcaggcGGATGAGAAGAACTTGGAGGGGGAGCTGTGA
- the SLC2A6 gene encoding solute carrier family 2, facilitated glucose transporter member 6 isoform X1 — translation MQQPLLGAEGLDYDTFPEEPPPSPGERARVGVLQNRRVFLATFAAVLGNFSFGYALVYTSPVIPALEHSLDPDLHLTKSQASWFGSVFTLGAAAGGLSAMVLNDFLGRKLSIMFSAVPSAAGYALMAGAHGLWMLLLGRMLTGFAGGLTAACIPVYVSEIAPPAVRGALGATPQLMAVFGSLSLYALGLLLPWRWLAVAGEAPVLTMILLLSFMPNSPRFLLSRGRDEEALRALAWLRGAESDVQWEFQQIQDNVRRQSSHMSWAEARDPHVYRPIVITLLMRLLQQLTGITPILVYLQPIFNSTAVLLPPQDDAAIVGAVRLLSVLIAALTMDLAGRKVLLFISAAVMFAANLTLGLYVHFGPRPLIPNSTMGLENTSLGGPEQPLATPVSCLTLVPLLATMLFIMGYAMGWGPITWLLMSEILPLRARGMASGLCVLVSWLTAFVLTKSFLLVVGAFGLQVPFFFFAAICVMNLVFTGCCVPETQGRSLEQIESFFHARRRSSLH, via the exons ATGCAGCAGCCCCTGCTGGGAGCCGAGGGCCTGGACTATGACACCTTCCCCGAGGAGCCGCCCCCATCGCCAGGGGAGAGGGCGCGTGTCGG GGTGTTGCAGAACAGAAGGGTGTTCCTGGCCACTTTTGCTGCTGTGCTGGGCAATTTCAGCTTTGGGTATGCCCTGGTCTACACATCCCCTGTCATCCCAGCCCTGGAGCACTCTTTGGATCCGGACCTGCATCTGACCAAAAGCCAGGCATCCTGGTTTGGG TCTGTGTTTACCTTGGGAGCAGCAGCCGGGGGCCTCAGTGCCATGGTCCTCAATGACTTCCTGGGCCGGAAGCTCAGCATCATGTTCTCAGCTGTACCCTCTGCAGCCGGCTACGCGCTCATGGCAGGTGCCCATGGCCTCTGGATGCTGCTGCTGGGGAGGATGTTGACGGGCTTCGCTGGGGGGCTGACAGCTGCTTGCATCCCG gtgtatgtgtctgagaTCGCTCCCCCAGCTGTTCGTGGGGCCCTGGGGGCCACACCCCAGCTCATGGCAGTGTTTGGATCCCTGTCCCTCTACGCCCTTG GCCTCCTGCTGCCGTGGCGCTGGCTGGCTGTGGCGGGAGAGGCGCCGGTGCTCACCATGATCCTGCTGCTCAGCTTCATGCCCAACTCACCACGCTTCCTGCTCTCACGGGGCAGGGATGAGGAGGCGCTGCGGGCGCTGGCCTGGCTGCGCGGTGCAGAAAGTGACGTCCAGTGGGAGTTCCAACAGATCCAGGACAATGTCCGGAGACAG AGCAGCCACATGTCATGGGCTGAGGCCCGGGACCCACATGTGTACCGGCCAATCGTCATCACCTTGCTGATGCGCCTCCTGCAGCAGCTGACGGGCATCACCCCGATCCTGGTCTACCTGCAGCCCATCTTCAACAGCACCGCTGTCCTGCTG CCCCCCCAGGATGATGCAGCCATCGTGGGAGCAGTAAGGCTCCTGTCTGTGCTGATTGCTGCCCTCACCATGGACCTTGCTGGCCGCAAGGTCCTGCTCTTCATCTCAG CGGCCGTCATGTTCGCTGCCAACCTGACATTGGGGCTGTACGTCCACTTTGGTCCAAGGCCTCTGATCCCCAACAGCACCATGGGCCTCGAGAACACATCACTAGGGGGCCCAGAGCAGCCCTTGGCCACACCAGTCAGCTGTCTCACCCTGGTGCCCCTCCTAGCCACCATGCTGTTCATAATGG GATACGCCATGGGTTGGGGGCCCATCACCTGGCTGCTCATGTCCGAGATCCTGCCCCTTCGTGCCCGAGGCATGGCCTCAGGGCTGTGTGTGCTGGTCAGCTGGCTCACCGCCTTTGTCCTCACAAAGTCCTTCCTGCTGGTGGTG ggcgcATTTGGACTTCAggtgcctttcttcttctttgcgGCCATCTGTGTGATGAACCTGGTGTTCACGGGCTGCTGTGTGCCTGAGACCCAGGGTCGGTCGTTGGAGCAGATAGAATCGTTCTTCCATGCCAGGAGGAGGTCCTCCCTGCACTAG
- the SLC2A6 gene encoding solute carrier family 2, facilitated glucose transporter member 6 isoform X3: MQQPLLGAEGLDYDTFPEEPPPSPGERARVGVLQNRRVFLATFAAVLGNFSFGYALVYTSPVIPALEHSLDPDLHLTKSQASWFGVYVSEIAPPAVRGALGATPQLMAVFGSLSLYALGLLLPWRWLAVAGEAPVLTMILLLSFMPNSPRFLLSRGRDEEALRALAWLRGAESDVQWEFQQIQDNVRRQSSHMSWAEARDPHVYRPIVITLLMRLLQQLTGITPILVYLQPIFNSTAVLLPPQDDAAIVGAVRLLSVLIAALTMDLAGRKVLLFISAAVMFAANLTLGLYVHFGPRPLIPNSTMGLENTSLGGPEQPLATPVSCLTLVPLLATMLFIMGYAMGWGPITWLLMSEILPLRARGMASGLCVLVSWLTAFVLTKSFLLVVGAFGLQVPFFFFAAICVMNLVFTGCCVPETQGRSLEQIESFFHARRRSSLH, from the exons ATGCAGCAGCCCCTGCTGGGAGCCGAGGGCCTGGACTATGACACCTTCCCCGAGGAGCCGCCCCCATCGCCAGGGGAGAGGGCGCGTGTCGG GGTGTTGCAGAACAGAAGGGTGTTCCTGGCCACTTTTGCTGCTGTGCTGGGCAATTTCAGCTTTGGGTATGCCCTGGTCTACACATCCCCTGTCATCCCAGCCCTGGAGCACTCTTTGGATCCGGACCTGCATCTGACCAAAAGCCAGGCATCCTGGTTTGGG gtgtatgtgtctgagaTCGCTCCCCCAGCTGTTCGTGGGGCCCTGGGGGCCACACCCCAGCTCATGGCAGTGTTTGGATCCCTGTCCCTCTACGCCCTTG GCCTCCTGCTGCCGTGGCGCTGGCTGGCTGTGGCGGGAGAGGCGCCGGTGCTCACCATGATCCTGCTGCTCAGCTTCATGCCCAACTCACCACGCTTCCTGCTCTCACGGGGCAGGGATGAGGAGGCGCTGCGGGCGCTGGCCTGGCTGCGCGGTGCAGAAAGTGACGTCCAGTGGGAGTTCCAACAGATCCAGGACAATGTCCGGAGACAG AGCAGCCACATGTCATGGGCTGAGGCCCGGGACCCACATGTGTACCGGCCAATCGTCATCACCTTGCTGATGCGCCTCCTGCAGCAGCTGACGGGCATCACCCCGATCCTGGTCTACCTGCAGCCCATCTTCAACAGCACCGCTGTCCTGCTG CCCCCCCAGGATGATGCAGCCATCGTGGGAGCAGTAAGGCTCCTGTCTGTGCTGATTGCTGCCCTCACCATGGACCTTGCTGGCCGCAAGGTCCTGCTCTTCATCTCAG CGGCCGTCATGTTCGCTGCCAACCTGACATTGGGGCTGTACGTCCACTTTGGTCCAAGGCCTCTGATCCCCAACAGCACCATGGGCCTCGAGAACACATCACTAGGGGGCCCAGAGCAGCCCTTGGCCACACCAGTCAGCTGTCTCACCCTGGTGCCCCTCCTAGCCACCATGCTGTTCATAATGG GATACGCCATGGGTTGGGGGCCCATCACCTGGCTGCTCATGTCCGAGATCCTGCCCCTTCGTGCCCGAGGCATGGCCTCAGGGCTGTGTGTGCTGGTCAGCTGGCTCACCGCCTTTGTCCTCACAAAGTCCTTCCTGCTGGTGGTG ggcgcATTTGGACTTCAggtgcctttcttcttctttgcgGCCATCTGTGTGATGAACCTGGTGTTCACGGGCTGCTGTGTGCCTGAGACCCAGGGTCGGTCGTTGGAGCAGATAGAATCGTTCTTCCATGCCAGGAGGAGGTCCTCCCTGCACTAG
- the SLC2A6 gene encoding solute carrier family 2, facilitated glucose transporter member 6 isoform X2, which translates to MQQPLLGAEGLDYDTFPEEPPPSPGERARVGVLQNRRVFLATFAAVLGNFSFGYALVYTSPVIPALEHSLDPDLHLTKSQASWFGSVFTLGAAAGGLSAMVLNDFLGRKLSIMFSAVPSAAGYALMAGAHGLWMLLLGRMLTGFAGGLTAACIPVYVSEIAPPAVRGALGATPQLMAVFGSLSLYALGLLLPWRWLAVAGEAPVLTMILLLSFMPNSPRFLLSRGRDEEALRALAWLRGAESDVQWEFQQIQDNVRRQSSHMSWAEARDPHVYRPIVITLLMRLLQQLTGITPILVYLQPIFNSTAVLLPPQDDAAIVGAVRLLSVLIAALTMDLAGRKVLLFISGYAMGWGPITWLLMSEILPLRARGMASGLCVLVSWLTAFVLTKSFLLVVGAFGLQVPFFFFAAICVMNLVFTGCCVPETQGRSLEQIESFFHARRRSSLH; encoded by the exons ATGCAGCAGCCCCTGCTGGGAGCCGAGGGCCTGGACTATGACACCTTCCCCGAGGAGCCGCCCCCATCGCCAGGGGAGAGGGCGCGTGTCGG GGTGTTGCAGAACAGAAGGGTGTTCCTGGCCACTTTTGCTGCTGTGCTGGGCAATTTCAGCTTTGGGTATGCCCTGGTCTACACATCCCCTGTCATCCCAGCCCTGGAGCACTCTTTGGATCCGGACCTGCATCTGACCAAAAGCCAGGCATCCTGGTTTGGG TCTGTGTTTACCTTGGGAGCAGCAGCCGGGGGCCTCAGTGCCATGGTCCTCAATGACTTCCTGGGCCGGAAGCTCAGCATCATGTTCTCAGCTGTACCCTCTGCAGCCGGCTACGCGCTCATGGCAGGTGCCCATGGCCTCTGGATGCTGCTGCTGGGGAGGATGTTGACGGGCTTCGCTGGGGGGCTGACAGCTGCTTGCATCCCG gtgtatgtgtctgagaTCGCTCCCCCAGCTGTTCGTGGGGCCCTGGGGGCCACACCCCAGCTCATGGCAGTGTTTGGATCCCTGTCCCTCTACGCCCTTG GCCTCCTGCTGCCGTGGCGCTGGCTGGCTGTGGCGGGAGAGGCGCCGGTGCTCACCATGATCCTGCTGCTCAGCTTCATGCCCAACTCACCACGCTTCCTGCTCTCACGGGGCAGGGATGAGGAGGCGCTGCGGGCGCTGGCCTGGCTGCGCGGTGCAGAAAGTGACGTCCAGTGGGAGTTCCAACAGATCCAGGACAATGTCCGGAGACAG AGCAGCCACATGTCATGGGCTGAGGCCCGGGACCCACATGTGTACCGGCCAATCGTCATCACCTTGCTGATGCGCCTCCTGCAGCAGCTGACGGGCATCACCCCGATCCTGGTCTACCTGCAGCCCATCTTCAACAGCACCGCTGTCCTGCTG CCCCCCCAGGATGATGCAGCCATCGTGGGAGCAGTAAGGCTCCTGTCTGTGCTGATTGCTGCCCTCACCATGGACCTTGCTGGCCGCAAGGTCCTGCTCTTCATCTCAG GATACGCCATGGGTTGGGGGCCCATCACCTGGCTGCTCATGTCCGAGATCCTGCCCCTTCGTGCCCGAGGCATGGCCTCAGGGCTGTGTGTGCTGGTCAGCTGGCTCACCGCCTTTGTCCTCACAAAGTCCTTCCTGCTGGTGGTG ggcgcATTTGGACTTCAggtgcctttcttcttctttgcgGCCATCTGTGTGATGAACCTGGTGTTCACGGGCTGCTGTGTGCCTGAGACCCAGGGTCGGTCGTTGGAGCAGATAGAATCGTTCTTCCATGCCAGGAGGAGGTCCTCCCTGCACTAG